The stretch of DNA CATACGGGGCCAGCAATATCCTACTCGGACTaacttcagcaccaaagaatctgcgccCGAGTGGTTGCCGCATATTCCTTCATAAACTTATCTCATGACATAATTggcttctgatgctcctaagcaccgggccaacgggccttgaaagGATTTTCTGTACAACTGGCCTTTCCCGAAGCTATACCGCGCAACTTTGGTGCGCAATGCTCTTGATGCATTGGGTTCCTCGGGCAATTTTCCAAGCTTGAGATAATCAATTATCTCATTTTTCCAGTCCCACACTAGACTGgtcgaatttacctcataatAACTCTCTGTGCCCAAGGCTGAGTTCATTAGTTGTACTACCGTACCTAATTTCGGTCCTCAGATTTCTGTTGATGAGCCCAGATTTGCTAATGCATCTGCTTCCAcgttttcttccctcgggatgtgGGTTATTGACCACTCTCGGAATCGTGATAATAAGGCCTGAACCTTTACCACATATCGTTGCATTCGCTCATCTTTGGTGTCAAAAATTCTgtaaacctgatttaccaccagctgtaaGTCACATTTGATGTTGATGGTTTCGGAATCGAGCCCCCAGGCCAATTTGAGCcatgcaatcaaagcttcatactctgcttcattgttagttagagGAATCAttttgatggcttgccttaaggtttttCCCGAAGGCGTGATCAAGACTATTCCGAGCCCGGACCTTTTCACGTTTGTATCTCCATCCGTGAATAAGGTCCAGGCTCCCGGTGCCAGTTCTGACACCATTATTGCCTCTTTGGCGGCCAGAGGCAATAGTCTTAgggtgaaatcggccacgaagtcaccCGGGACTTGTGATTTAATCGTTGTCCTTggtttatactctatgtcaaaCTCGCTCATTTgaatggcccatttggccaatattCCTGAGAGTTCGGGTATATGGAGTATATTCCTCAAAGGAAAAGTAGTCACCACCgttatggggtggcattggaagtagggcctcagctttcgGGCGGCTACCACGAAAGCTAAGGCCAACTTTTCCAGAAGTGGTTAGCGGGTTTATGCTCCCGTTAAAATCTTGCTAACGTAATATGTGGAGAATTGCATACCTTtttcctcccggactaaaactgcgcttaccgcaacttctgagaCCGCCAGGTAGACCAGCAATGTTTCTCCTTCTTTAGGTTTCGagagcaatggagggcttgacaGGTTCCTCTTCAATTCCTTCAAGGCTTACCGACACTCTGGCGTCCACTTGaagttgtttttatttttgagcagtgcgaagaagcgatgacacttttctgatgatcgggaaatgaacctgctcaaagccgCTAATCTGCGTGTGAGTCTCTGTACTTCCTTTACATTGAATAGTTGATCcgggatgtcctctatggccttgattttgtggGGATTCACCTCAACTCCTCTTTGTGAGACCAGGAATCTTAAGAATTTACCTTATCCGaccccgaacgcacacttctcggggttaagcttcttATTGTGCTCCCTCGGTTTGTCAAACGTTTCTTGCAGATGTCTCAGGTGGTTACCTGCATGCAGGGACTTAACGAGTatatcgtctatatatacttccatagtttttcctatttatttttcaaacatcttatttacgagccgttggTAAGTGGCTCCGATATTTTTTAgtccgaagggcattacgttgtaacaatatgtaccataatttattataaacgaagtcttttcccgatcttctgggttcatcttgatctgattgtacccagaataggcatcgaggaaactcattaactcgtgcccggccgtagCGTCGATCATTTGATTaatatttggcaatgggaacgagtccttcgggcatgccttattaagatctttataatttACGCATACGCGAAATTTATTACTCTTCTTAGGAACTAGTACCATATTAGCTAGCTAGTCCGGAtgtcttacctctcggattgaaccaatcTTAAGTAGACGGGTTACCTCTTCTCTGATGAATTTATTTCTTGCTTCGGCAATAGGgcgcttcttttgccttaccggaggtatgctcgggtccaagcttaacttgtgcacGACTATCTCTGTTGGTATTCctatcatatcctcgtgcgaccatacaaaacaatcaacgttaattttaaggaattcaataaaatctgACCTGAGCTCTGTGTGTAGTCCTCTtcccaaatggaatttcctttctgGGAATTTTTCAAACAGTGCAGCCTGCTCTAGTTCTTCTGCCGTGGGTTTCATTGCGTCCGTTTCTTCCGGTACTTGTAAATACCTTGGTATATGATATTGCTCCGACTCTCTTGCCCCCGGGGAAATTTCCTCCGGTTCGGGGGCGGAAGCCGGTTCCGGTAACTGCTATGCCGTAGGTTTCTTTCCTTTGCTCTGGGAGGTCGATATTGCGTTCATCTTTCTTATGGCCAGTTGATCACCTCTCATCTATTTGATCCCCTCAAGTGTGGAAAATTTCAGCAATTGGTGGTACATAGAAagcacaactttcatctcgtgcagccacggccttcccaagatgatattaTAGCCCATGTCTCTATCTACTACTTCTAAGAGAGCCGTCTTTGTTACGCCCTCGGCCTCTATGAGCAGTAAAATATCCCCTCGGGTTGTtacgcttgcgaggttgaatccagCAAGGAGCTTTGTCACCGGGATGATGctcccggtgagtttagcttgatccagaactctccattgtatgatattagcagaacttcctggatccacttaaacacgtttaattttaaagtttaacacatttaaagagattactaGTGCGTCATTATGCGGCAGTAGTAGTCCGTCCGTATCTTCATCCGTAAATGTTATATCTTCTTCCCAAagcctgatggtaggctataatcctgtattttagtctcttattgcactctaatttactgcactttacccatgttgagctttaattagtagcgttttacacttattatgtgttttatactgtgtaggagtgattccgagttatttagatgttatgaaatgaattcaagctattctggagctttgaagtctgagtaaaagtccaaggattaagttggaatCGTGTTCGgagatcaacggatgatagtgcactttaagaacgaaacgaagaatcgaacaGGCATACTGCGCATtatccagtaaaatgcacataacgttTTGCTTAGAAATCCGTTTGGGCTCCATATTATATCGTTGGAAATCTATTtaaaagagctacaacttttatgctttacattttcCCAAATTCCTAACTGCCGCGGCGCGAGGCGCAGCGCGGCTGTGCAAAATGTGCCCAGAAAGTGATTTTGCAAATGTTCTGGAATTCTCCACAAGCGCGCCGCATGGTGCGGCGCGGTAGTGCAAAATTCTTAGAGTATGTTCCCAATGCTACTAAAAGGGTGTTTTCGTTTGGGGTTTATTTAGGGGATAGTTAAACACGGGAAAAATACCATTTCTGCACTTTTGGATAGATTTCGACCTAGGGaggccaaggaggctaaggaggagtttgaagagtacaagcacaaggatttcatcattccttccacactcaagatccgggtttggattgtatttatgtttccatctacttttatttcatttgtgaagaacttctccatgtctatggagtataACCTTTTggtttttgatggatttggtgtattgatgattatttgttgattataactctatttttatgtatttgaatcattttgggAAGATTAAATTGTTGCacctatgttcacttgttcttatAATCGAGAGAgatataacttgtgatatatttgcactatattgttggttgaattcatagaTTCTTcgaagtaatcaaaagaggctagttgaatccttgattaaacctagttaggaggataatcgaaagaggttatcctaaagaccaatccattacaaattattgcatatcttcaccgagcttaaattggttcatattgtgaggttgagagttaatcaagagaggagtttctactaaacaattgtactgataattgagtgaattcgagagactcacttgatcATTAGTAGTAAATTATCTAGAATTAGATCCCAACAATTATCTtgtacctatcctatcaacccatattttctcccattgataacttccttgcttacctttgttgcgattgtcattagtcaatagctttagattcttagttaattgtagttagaaTTCATATAAATCTTCATTATTGATCCTTCTGggtagcaatctagctacaaactacgagaacactgtttaaatccaatccttgtggacacgatattatactatactatctttaactagcgagcataattttttTCGTAtttatgggtgaaggtacctctattctctctcatcttgacacttttaattccattcttatggatttgagtaatatagatgctgaaattacagatgaggatcaagccgtgttactgctttattttctacccccatcttttaagcatataagagatactatgctttatgcaaaggataatatctcttataaggatattaaatctatcttaaaatcaaaagaacagatagatagtgatattactggggaagctagtggaactcaagcggaagttggcttgtttgttaggggtaAATCCGATTCCATATCtagatacaataatttacagtgtcgctattgtcataagaaaggtcacaatatctctgaatgctataaactgaaaaataaagaaaagcataaagaaagaaaaaatgagcacaaaaatactgacaccgccgaagctagtgtagcaactgatgagattgagggaactatatttttagcaattgaaactagtttcagattagacaatgagtgaattttagattccggttgttcatatcatatgtgtcctagcagggacttgttttctacatatgattcagttacAGGTGGAGTTATCTAactgggtaacaatgttacttgcaacgttattggcaaaggtacaattcggttcagaatgcacgatgatgtggtgagaactctcaccgatgttagatatgttcctgagttgaagaaaaatctcatatctttgggAACTTTAGAATCCctttgggtgcaaattcactagtgaaggtggagttttaaaagtttttcaagatgctcttgtgatcatgaaagcacacagatctggttcgttgtatactttattgggttccactgttataggccctattacagtttcggtatcagataACTTGtgtgattttgatggcattaaattttgacatatgcccattggggcttttgcggagaaggtgaagcaaatttactatatcagccaaaattaggccaaggtggagatttgtaaaaggtggccttatttttaggttttttatttgtgagccttgttggcacatttagagccttttatttaagGCCTTGTTGGCCAAATAAATGGCCTTGTATTTTGAGAGGATGTGGCCAATTATTGGCCAagcatttctttcttctcttcctaTATAATGAAGACTCTCTACTCATTTggaaacacaccaacaagacttgagtgttcatttcttgtttcttcctttcttcctttattaagagtattttgtatgagagttagtgttgggaagcacttgtgtgaaccctttctttggagtgaccttgtgaggttattcccttagggtatttgggattaattagagtatttactctaattttgtactctcttttgtactcttattattATAGTAAATTGcctctctccgcttgtggacgtaggtcactttgaccgaaccacgttaaatttgtgtcttctttatctactttaattgtcgttgttatcaacttccattgtctttgttattgtcattataccgttgtttggctatattccgcactacccgggttcccgatccgaACAAAAAGTTAAATTGACAGAGAAGATACGAAACAAAAATAATAATGGTAAGAAAGTAAAACTAATCGCAGGCTATAAAttacacaatttaaaaaaaaaaataaagaggaagaagaaagaaCTAAACTTCCTTCAAGGAAGTTGATAAAGAATACAACACCACCTTCCTCCTCCTCTACATTCTATTAACCAAAATTAGACAAATTACAACACAACAGGAGCTAACTATCTTTTAATCAAGAATACAAAACCAAACGCCTAGAACAGAAAGTACAGATATACTTCCTCTTGAACCTAAAACAAATGGGGAGAAAGCAGAATCTGAGACGTTTTTCTACATCTATAGCTTGTACTTTTCCTCCACAGTAAGGACATGCCCCTGCTGCTGCTTTTCTTCCTAGCTCTTTTTCTACTTCTTTACAAATACATGGGACGAACAAACACATCCTCTTAAGTTTTTGTTTCCTCACTTTTGATCCTATTGAAATTGTTCTTTTGCATTTTGAGAAGGTTtggtcgggggggggggggggggggggttatacGATGTTTTGGCGAGGTTTTTCAAGAAGAGAAAGTAAGAGAAGTTGTAAGGtcttgttttatttttttggttaacAGAATAAGGTCTATTAATACGTAATAAATGTACATGCATGTGCGTTTTGAGGAAAACAATAGCGGGTCTAGGAATATTCGTGAAATTTTCGCCGGTTGTCCTTTTTAGATCAAATAttaaatcttttttttaaaaatttatggaCCTTTTAGATGGCAGTCTAAAGATCATTTTTAAGCAAGTTGTAATTTTTTTAAGATAAAATATTCGATCGCGATCTACAATTTGATAAATTATTGCACACATTAGTTCATGATCTAATACTTTGCGAGCCAACTAAAAACTTTATGAGCAAATATTAGATCTTAGTCTAATGTTATCCAAAAGGGATAATTTTTTAAGGGCCATAAAATAAGTACAAAATTTAAACAATGACTTAGAAATGGAACATTTGCTTAAATCAGTCGGAAGATTCGTTGCGCGAAATTGCACAGGTACGTATATTAAAGTAAAGCCAAATTCGAAGACTTATTTCTTTCGGTAAATTGATTTATAATTGCATTATTTGAACGCTTAAAATGGTTATAATGTGAACTAGGTTGTTGgagtaactttttttttttttggttatttttttcATATAACACAGCTCAACTAGACGCAATAGAAAACTTTGTTGGAAAATTACGAAACTAAAGGTTTGTCAAAAGTTCTTTCAGTACCCTTTCAGAAAAGTTTAGGCTAATTAGAGAATTGACAAAAGAATgatatattattattaactattaTGGCCCCAACTGGTTAGAACCTGCCTAGATAATCATGGACTGCATGTTAGGCAAATGTGGAATTAGcttttttttttgtcatttgGATGTAATTTCCTTTTCACTTTCACTTAGAGTCTAGGAGACGATCTTTCTATattcataaggtaggggtaatgTCTACGTATACATTACTCTCTCCAAACCTCACTTGTAAAATTACACTGGAttaattgttgttattgttgttggatGTGACAATCCATGCAAGCATCTATTTTAAATGATCGATTGATAACATTTCGGTAGCATGGAGACAACAATTTTctctctctttatatatatatatatatatgtcacattatatctatattatatacatattatatttcATTGGAGTCCTTGTCTCATTTGCACTATTATTTTACTCCGAATTTGTTTTCACGTATTATATGGAGATTGAAAAAGAGTTGCTTTTGCCAAAAGCATGTAACAACGTTAAACCTACGGCGAACTAGTTACAACCGGTCTGTATAAATCTCAACTCAAAAGTAGTATATTGTTATGGTGCACGCAGCATGTAAACTACGAAATAATTAACTCTGATAGGTGGATAAAGAATTTTTAAATCAACATGGTATTCATTATATAACTTTATTGACGTGCAAATCTAGTCATTTTTTCAAATGTTGATTAGACTATAATACTAATTACTGATTACTATATGTTTCGTTTGATACAAGGGTTGCATGATGGTATGTAGTAATGTCACGAGTCCATGATCAAGATTCTAGACCTTTTAAGTTAttaggttctaaattaataattttttttacatatttaatgaatttcataaaaaaaataaagaatttaaACCAAAACTATTGGGTTCGACCGAATCCGTAAATAAAACACTAGCTCCGCCCCTGCTTGGAGTCCGTTTGTTTGCTTTAGTTAGAGATAAGTTAATAGGGGTATGTATATTCAGAGTTCATACTTATAACCGAGAGGCTACATCGACAAATAAAAAGTTTTACATATTCTTTCATTTTTATCTTGTACAATAGAACTTAAAGTAGGGAATTGATACGAAAACAAACACACAAGAGAAAGATTCCACCCAATATCAGATTTAACAAGAAACGCTAGGTTATTAAGAGCAGAACTCCACATTGATTTTCTATGAACCCTTGGATTGTATGCTAAGCCCATTTACCCACGGCGCCTATAAGAAGATTAAGCCCATTCCAGTTCAATCTTCATTTCCTTTCTTTGTTTCTGGGCCTACAAATATTTAGTCATTATGAATTGCaaggttttcttttcttttattttctctgAATAAATTATTCTAAACGCCATTATTATACAATATTGTATCAGAACTAAAACTCCTATATAATTTAAATTGAACAAATATATTAATCGCCACTCTTGTATTTTAATGTAAAATATCTAAATATTCGGTCTACAAATTTTCGGTCATTTTAAAATGCAAGTATTTCtgtttttcttttaattattctGATGAAATACTGTAAACCAGGGGCAGCTGAAGCCTAAAGCAACTAAATCTAGTGCTTTAGGCCAAAAATTTTGGAGTCCCAAATTTTTCTAATAGATTTATACAAAAGTCttgttttctaaaaatattgttACAAATTAAATATAGTACTTTGTGACGTAGCtaattattttaaaaagttaTATAATTTTTTAGGGTGGTACACTGtatttaaaagataatgtgcccaACCTAACTCTTAAATCATTATCACAAGCACGTTGGTGAAGTCGAATGAAAAGTATTAGAACTATAAGATTTCAAGCTCCACAAATAAGAGATTATTGGAAAGTTAATTCAAAATTGGAGCAGGAAGCTAAAATTATTcagtagagcttgtgactcatTACTACCAATTTTGGGGAATGTATGACTATTGATCAGTTTAAGCTTTTATTATGTCAATTATCTGTTTAATTTAGTGGCTAAGTTGTTTATTTATGTTAATTCTCAGCATGTGCTagacttacttagtcttagagactaggtgccatcgcgGTCTTAAAGGcgggattttggggtcgtgacatttccCATATTTGATGTTTTCCttatgtttatttgttgttgtgtgacttgcggggatggttgatttagTTTCAGAgaagttttggattgatttgggacacttagttccatggTTGGAGGCTTAAGTGGTAAAAGTTaattggagtttgacttttatgtagacgacccgggaatggtattttgatgattccaataggttcatatggttattttgaacttaggcgtatggccggttttggatttggaggttcttaggttgatttggttatatttggcgaaagttggaaacttgaaggtttgaaaggttcataggtttaaccgggagttgactttaatgatatcaggttcagattgtgattttgggagttgaaataggttcgtt from Nicotiana tomentosiformis chromosome 11, ASM39032v3, whole genome shotgun sequence encodes:
- the LOC104104109 gene encoding uncharacterized protein; the protein is MCLFVPCICKEVEKELGRKAAAGACPYCGGKVQAIDVEKRLRFCFLPICFRFKRKYICTFCSRRLVLYS